The sequence below is a genomic window from Synechococcus sp. PCC 7335.
CACAGTCTACATCCCGGCAAAGATGCGCTGATAAAGCTCCCATTAGTCCACAGATATTCCCAGTCTTGTGAGTCTCGACGGCCAAATCAACATCTGAGCGTTGAGTAAATCGATTTGGCTCAATCACCGAGCCAAACAGATAGCCGCTACTGATACCGTAACGCTGAGCATTGGCTGTCAACCAATCTAGCGTTTCCTGCAAAAGCTGTTGACGAGTTTGTTCGTTTTGCTTTCTTTCTCTAGCTAGTCTGGCATCAAGTAAGTG
It includes:
- a CDS encoding nucleotidyltransferase family protein — its product is MAFSTHLLDARLARERKQNEQTRQQLLQETLDWLTANAQRYGISSGYLFGSVIEPNRFTQRSDVDLAVETHKTGNICGLMGALSAHLCRDVDCVPLDQCHFAAKIRDIGLIWTAKD